Proteins encoded in a region of the Desulfobaccales bacterium genome:
- the yihA gene encoding ribosome biogenesis GTP-binding protein YihA/YsxC gives MAIPKITQAEFVLSVHRPEQLPGPSLPEAAFLGRSNVGKSSLINCLLGRKGLVRVSRRPGCTQALNFYRVNDAWYFVDLPGYGYAQVSRAQQARWGELILTYFQTRRSLKAVVFLQDPRRRPEAEEMFLWERLTGWGRTVIPVLTKADKLKAGERAQAAREIAQALSPFGVTAAELVWFSALSREGRDRLWNRLLTALRS, from the coding sequence ATGGCCATTCCCAAGATCACCCAGGCGGAGTTTGTCTTAAGCGTGCATCGGCCGGAGCAGCTCCCCGGCCCGTCGCTCCCGGAGGCGGCCTTCCTGGGGCGCTCCAATGTGGGCAAGTCCTCCCTCATCAACTGCCTCCTGGGCCGCAAGGGGCTGGTCAGGGTGAGCCGGCGGCCGGGCTGCACCCAGGCCCTCAACTTTTACCGGGTGAACGACGCCTGGTATTTCGTGGACCTGCCGGGCTACGGCTACGCCCAGGTCTCCCGGGCGCAGCAGGCCCGCTGGGGGGAGCTGATCCTGACGTACTTCCAGACCCGGCGCAGCCTGAAAGCGGTGGTCTTTTTGCAGGATCCCCGGCGGCGGCCGGAGGCGGAGGAGATGTTTCTCTGGGAGAGGCTCACCGGCTGGGGCCGCACCGTCATCCCGGTGCTCACCAAGGCGGACAAGCTCAAGGCCGGGGAACGGGCCCAGGCCGCCCGGGAGATCGCCCAGGCCTTGAGCCCCTTCGGGGTGACGGCGGCGGAGCTGGTGTGGTTTTCCGCCCTCAGCCGGGAGGGCCGGGACCGCCTCTGGAACCGACTGCTTACGGCTCTGCGCTCCTGA
- a CDS encoding YkgJ family cysteine cluster protein gives MTQRKFTGKIRTDPWESLAVGPPEVMVALWEEFLQEKLRAGKKSGRFRVIRRRIEDAAGFPRAVQGWREMPPEERGRFWRGLMESCAQVLEETREVCVRCGECCEKSSPTLLLEDLPLLRQEVLGWEEIITLPRGEQGLSREEKPTFLAEERLKIREIPGTRQCWFYLAATRSCRIYEHRPAQCRRQQCWQEPPPPASEDFLNRSHLFAGVPEVWELITAHEERCHREKVRRAVAALQQGDETAAESLFEALHFDHYLREMLTREWGLSPAATELLLGRPLTTFLSGLGIRATLTPEGVFRLEPKESRCQADIVL, from the coding sequence ATGACTCAAAGGAAATTTACCGGTAAGATCCGCACCGACCCCTGGGAGAGCCTGGCCGTGGGGCCGCCCGAAGTCATGGTGGCGTTGTGGGAGGAGTTTTTGCAGGAAAAGCTCCGGGCCGGCAAGAAGAGCGGCCGTTTCCGGGTGATCCGCCGGCGCATCGAAGACGCCGCCGGTTTTCCCCGGGCGGTGCAGGGGTGGCGGGAGATGCCGCCGGAAGAGCGGGGCCGGTTCTGGCGCGGGCTTATGGAGAGCTGCGCGCAGGTCCTGGAAGAGACCCGGGAGGTCTGCGTGCGCTGCGGCGAATGTTGCGAGAAGAGCAGCCCCACCCTGCTTTTGGAGGACCTGCCCCTTCTCAGGCAGGAAGTCCTGGGTTGGGAGGAGATCATCACCCTCCCCCGGGGGGAGCAGGGCCTCTCCCGGGAGGAAAAACCCACTTTCCTGGCGGAGGAACGCCTAAAGATCCGGGAGATCCCCGGCACCCGGCAGTGCTGGTTTTACCTGGCCGCCACCCGGAGCTGCCGCATCTACGAGCACCGGCCGGCCCAGTGCCGGCGCCAGCAGTGCTGGCAGGAGCCGCCGCCCCCCGCCTCCGAGGACTTCCTCAACCGCAGCCATCTCTTCGCGGGCGTGCCGGAGGTCTGGGAGCTCATCACCGCCCATGAGGAGCGCTGCCACCGGGAGAAGGTGCGCCGGGCGGTGGCAGCGCTGCAGCAGGGGGATGAGACGGCCGCCGAGAGCCTCTTTGAGGCCCTGCACTTCGACCATTACCTCCGGGAGATGCTGACCAGGGAATGGGGGCTTTCTCCAGCGGCCACGGAACTTCTCTTGGGCCGGCCCCTCACCACCTTCTTGAGCGGGCTCGGCATCCGGGCCACCCTGACCCCGGAGGGCGTCTTCCGCCTGGAGCCCAAAGAAAGCCGCTGTCAGGCAGACATCGTGCTCTGA
- a CDS encoding thioredoxin domain-containing protein, producing the protein MSTPRQPNRLAQATSPYLRQHMYNPVDWYPWGEEALERARREDKPIFLSIGYSTCHWCHVMAHECFENPEIAALMNEHFINIKVDREERPDLDETYMTAVQLLTGRGGWPMSVFLTPDLKPFYAGTYFPPEDRPGLPAFPRLLQALAKSYRENRQVVDKLTTEVTERLKLVATLPGETREAEVGALTEAAHRLLQEFDPDYGGFGGAPKFPRPLELGYLLTFARLYGDEAARQVVSVSLTHMARGGLYDQVGGGFHRYCVDREWVVPHFEKMLYDNALLAPLYLADYQLSGSLFSRRIAQETLEWVLRDCLAPEGAFYAAWDADSEGVEGKFYVFSWEEFRQAMGPELLDLAATAFGVTRKGNFEGKNVLTRPVSDAELAEGFGLTEEEVGRRLEEARARLLAFREARVKPHRDEKIIAAWNGLMISALCAGAQVLGEPAYAGQARRAAQFLLTEMTREGRLYRIYADGRLSVPGFLDDYAALLTALLDLYETDFDPAWLREAMELAARLEALFLDPEDGAYFYVGADQESVLVRSKSAYDQAVPGGNSLAALGLWRLYRLTEEERFLSRSQAIVRRFVGNALQNPWGFAHFLLTPLLSLAPPLDLTLTGRGNDPRTQALVKTVHAAYLPGRRLVLKDPRTAAELMALVPAARYYEEPLEGPAVYLCHRYTCQPPLTDPQELAARLKELFPLPEGG; encoded by the coding sequence ATGAGCACTCCCCGGCAGCCCAACCGTTTGGCCCAGGCCACCAGCCCGTATTTGCGGCAGCACATGTACAACCCGGTGGATTGGTACCCCTGGGGCGAGGAGGCCCTGGAGCGGGCCCGGCGGGAGGACAAGCCCATCTTTCTCTCCATCGGCTATTCCACCTGCCATTGGTGCCACGTCATGGCCCACGAATGCTTCGAGAACCCGGAGATCGCCGCCCTGATGAACGAGCATTTCATCAACATCAAGGTGGACCGGGAGGAGCGCCCGGATCTGGACGAGACCTATATGACCGCGGTGCAGCTCCTCACCGGCCGGGGCGGCTGGCCCATGAGCGTCTTCCTCACCCCGGACCTCAAGCCTTTCTATGCCGGCACCTATTTCCCGCCGGAGGACCGCCCGGGCCTGCCCGCTTTCCCTCGGCTTTTGCAGGCCCTGGCCAAGAGCTACCGGGAAAACCGCCAGGTGGTGGACAAGCTCACCACCGAGGTGACGGAGCGCCTGAAATTGGTGGCCACCCTCCCCGGGGAGACCCGGGAAGCGGAGGTGGGGGCGCTCACAGAGGCCGCCCATCGGCTCCTGCAGGAGTTTGACCCCGATTATGGCGGTTTCGGCGGGGCCCCCAAATTCCCCCGACCCCTGGAGCTGGGCTATCTCTTGACTTTTGCCCGGCTCTACGGTGATGAGGCCGCCCGGCAGGTGGTGTCCGTGAGCCTCACCCACATGGCCCGAGGCGGCCTCTATGACCAGGTGGGGGGCGGCTTCCACCGCTACTGCGTGGACCGGGAGTGGGTGGTGCCCCATTTCGAGAAGATGCTCTATGACAATGCCCTGCTTGCGCCTTTGTATCTGGCGGATTACCAACTGAGCGGCAGTCTCTTCTCCCGGCGCATCGCCCAGGAGACCCTGGAGTGGGTGCTCCGGGACTGCCTGGCCCCCGAAGGCGCCTTTTATGCCGCCTGGGACGCGGACAGCGAGGGGGTGGAGGGCAAGTTCTACGTCTTTTCCTGGGAGGAGTTCCGTCAGGCCATGGGCCCGGAGCTCCTGGATCTGGCCGCCACCGCCTTCGGGGTCACCCGGAAGGGGAATTTCGAGGGGAAAAATGTCCTCACCCGGCCCGTGAGCGACGCCGAGCTGGCGGAGGGCTTCGGGCTCACGGAAGAGGAGGTGGGCCGCCGCCTGGAGGAAGCCCGGGCCCGGCTGCTGGCCTTCCGGGAGGCCCGGGTGAAACCCCATCGGGACGAGAAGATCATCGCCGCCTGGAACGGCCTGATGATCAGCGCCCTGTGCGCCGGCGCCCAGGTTCTGGGCGAGCCGGCCTATGCTGGCCAGGCCCGGCGGGCGGCCCAGTTCCTCCTTACGGAGATGACCCGGGAAGGGCGTCTCTATCGCATTTATGCCGACGGCCGGCTGAGCGTTCCGGGGTTTCTGGATGATTACGCCGCCCTGCTCACGGCCCTTCTCGACCTCTACGAGACGGATTTCGACCCCGCCTGGCTCAGGGAGGCCATGGAGCTGGCGGCGCGGCTGGAAGCCCTCTTTCTCGACCCGGAAGACGGCGCCTACTTCTATGTGGGGGCCGATCAGGAGTCGGTCCTGGTGCGGAGCAAAAGCGCTTACGATCAGGCGGTGCCCGGGGGCAATTCCCTGGCGGCCTTAGGCTTGTGGCGTCTGTATCGTCTCACGGAGGAGGAGCGCTTCCTCAGCCGCTCTCAGGCCATCGTGCGGCGCTTTGTGGGAAATGCCCTGCAAAACCCCTGGGGCTTTGCGCATTTTCTCCTCACCCCCCTCCTCTCCCTGGCGCCGCCCCTGGATCTTACCCTGACAGGCCGGGGGAATGACCCCCGCACCCAGGCCCTGGTGAAGACGGTGCATGCCGCCTACCTCCCCGGCCGCCGGCTGGTGCTCAAGGACCCCCGCACGGCGGCGGAGCTCATGGCCTTGGTGCCCGCGGCCCGGTATTATGAAGAGCCCCTGGAAGGCCCGGCGGTGTACTTATGCCACCGTTACACCTGCCAGCCGCCCCTCACCGATCCCCAGGAGCTGGCGGCCCGCCTCAAGGAGCTCTTCCCCCTGCCGGAGGGCGGATGA
- a CDS encoding M28 family peptidase — protein sequence MSRQVTPHGSPEPPLPETPERQAIRARLLQHLTYLSVTLGERSIYRPKNLRAAEDYVFRAFQELGYPVTRQVFLCQKQEVANVIAGMVKPAGYYILGAHFDTVAGSPGADDNASGVAVMLEVARLVKDIPLPRPWVFIGFTTEEPPVFGSLYMGSDIYARRARREGHRILGMLCLESVGYFRPEPDTQVIPLPLKFLGYPTTGNFLGLISDRRSKALMERLKAALTAEGTLPVETLAVPLGGYLVPETRLSDHANFWDQGYPAVMLTDTAFLRNPNYHTERDRLETLNLTAMVELTLGLARFLRQEAG from the coding sequence ATGAGCCGGCAGGTCACCCCTCACGGAAGCCCTGAGCCGCCCCTGCCGGAGACCCCGGAGCGGCAGGCCATCCGGGCCCGGCTATTGCAGCACCTCACCTATCTCAGCGTCACCCTGGGGGAGCGCTCCATCTACCGGCCCAAAAACCTCCGGGCCGCCGAGGACTACGTCTTTCGTGCCTTTCAGGAGCTGGGCTATCCGGTCACCCGCCAGGTGTTCCTCTGCCAGAAGCAGGAGGTGGCCAACGTCATTGCCGGGATGGTGAAGCCTGCCGGCTACTACATCCTGGGGGCCCACTTCGACACCGTGGCCGGTTCCCCCGGGGCCGACGACAACGCCAGCGGCGTGGCGGTGATGCTGGAGGTGGCCCGCCTGGTGAAGGACATCCCCCTGCCCCGCCCTTGGGTCTTCATCGGCTTCACCACCGAGGAGCCGCCGGTCTTCGGCAGCCTGTACATGGGCTCCGACATCTATGCCCGCCGGGCCCGCCGGGAGGGCCACCGCATCCTGGGCATGCTCTGTCTGGAGAGCGTGGGCTATTTCCGCCCGGAGCCGGACACCCAGGTCATTCCGCTGCCCCTGAAATTTCTGGGCTACCCCACCACCGGCAACTTCCTGGGGCTCATCAGCGACCGGCGCTCCAAGGCCCTGATGGAGCGCCTCAAGGCGGCCCTCACCGCGGAGGGCACCCTGCCGGTGGAGACCCTGGCCGTGCCCCTGGGGGGGTATCTGGTGCCGGAGACCAGGCTGAGCGACCACGCCAATTTCTGGGACCAGGGCTACCCGGCGGTGATGCTCACCGACACCGCTTTCCTGCGCAACCCCAATTACCACACGGAGCGGGACCGCCTGGAGACCCTGAATCTCACTGCCATGGTGGAGCTCACCCTGGGCCTGGCCCGGTTTTTGCGGCAGGAGGCGGGCTGA
- a CDS encoding lysophospholipid acyltransferase family protein, producing the protein MRDERRSYYRALSLWFHFWQVFLGFFLSLAAIFMTYLDPSRRLAHRIPRFWSIFLLKTARCPITVEGLEHLKPGENYVFVANHRSAFDIYAVLAAIPFQFLFVAKASLFQIPLFGQALARMGYVAIERGRRQEAIRSLNEATAKVQAGASMLIFPEGTRGTSRELLPFKKGVFIMALRAGKPVVPMVINGTMRIQPPGSFFIRPNPIQVIFCPPIDPTRFRRKEELMEAVRQAIAARFNPDYPHAPGSLAD; encoded by the coding sequence ATGCGGGACGAGCGGCGCAGCTACTACCGGGCCTTGAGCCTCTGGTTCCATTTCTGGCAGGTCTTTCTGGGGTTCTTCCTCTCCCTCGCCGCCATCTTCATGACCTATCTGGACCCCAGCCGGCGGCTGGCCCACCGCATCCCCCGGTTCTGGTCCATCTTTCTTCTGAAGACGGCCCGCTGTCCTATCACGGTGGAGGGCCTGGAGCATCTCAAACCCGGGGAGAATTACGTCTTTGTGGCCAATCACCGCAGCGCCTTTGACATCTATGCCGTGTTGGCCGCCATCCCCTTCCAGTTCCTCTTCGTCGCCAAGGCCTCCCTCTTCCAGATCCCCCTCTTCGGCCAGGCCCTGGCCCGCATGGGCTATGTGGCCATCGAACGGGGCCGCCGCCAGGAGGCCATCCGCAGCCTGAATGAGGCCACCGCCAAGGTGCAGGCTGGCGCCTCCATGCTCATCTTCCCCGAGGGCACCCGGGGGACCTCCCGGGAGCTTCTGCCCTTCAAGAAGGGCGTCTTCATCATGGCCCTCAGGGCAGGCAAGCCGGTGGTGCCCATGGTCATCAACGGCACCATGCGCATCCAGCCCCCGGGGAGCTTCTTCATCCGCCCCAACCCCATCCAGGTGATCTTCTGCCCGCCCATCGACCCCACCCGTTTCCGGCGCAAGGAAGAGCTCATGGAGGCGGTGCGCCAGGCCATCGCCGCCCGCTTCAACCCCGACTACCCCCATGCCCCCGGAAGCCTCGCCGACTGA